A window of Akkermansiaceae bacterium contains these coding sequences:
- a CDS encoding 2-oxoacid:acceptor oxidoreductase family protein has translation MSNPNNTKTPSTSKSPKYPGEPITCNGNTLVATHVEARITDGGIFYPITPSTEGGELYQQSWAQGELNVFGQQKIAVETEGEHAAQGGATAFAITGRRAVNFTSGQGIAYAMEQYYHAPGKLSTMVLEVGARALTKHALNVHCGHDDIYSALDTGWIMLTGKDAQQAADQAIILRKVCELSLNPGMNIQDGMLTTHAERVFRRPEAGLLREFLGAPDDMIDCPTDAQKELFGPRRRRVPKMMDICSPVLVGPVQNQEHYMNGVVGRRNHFNEPILGMLQDAYKEFAELTGREYGLLSEYRTDDADTVFISIGCAAENIEAVCDYLRETRGEKVGSIHFNVLRPFPESTLIEAIRGKKTLIVLERTDEGLSGDNPLTRDIRAAIGKSRDARQWAGNIPALSPEETPRLFRGVYGLGSRDFRPEHIIGAFEFSQNQIARQDGKKAEDGSTFFTLGVDHKYAVIADETPSLLPEKSIAVRFHSIGGWGMITTGKNLGNILGEFGDLISERNPEYDPVTGRLVPKLHIAANPKYGSEKKGAPTNYFLVVAPNRVRVNCELNHVDVVLCCDPKAFTHSNPLAGINPGGCLVWESSMDPETAWESIPTEYRQFIRDNKIRIFILPGFEIARAATSRPELQMRMQGNSFLGAFFKVSPFLSDNNITEETFRKTVRKQYEKKFSRFGANVVESNMTVMTEGAARVQEIKYGELDAIDTSSLRLPPLAPVNSEKPVLPTIQCAGMECYIPRPDDQVLRSPVKTQEKFDSEFRSGKGYHQPASALASVGVMSAATGATTSKYVARRMTPLFIPENCTQCMDCITACPDTALPNTAQEIGTLLRTATRAYVSDPEQRAALLAELPKVEENARKRMMEVVEAKESTPFKDIIKDEVTALNGAVSQQAKDELFAILDVVPVAYNKTAAIFRAKESKTGDGGVFSIFVADLCKGCGECVEQCGHGALEMVPDTAELNKTLSSAQLFSRMLPDTPGKYLGLYDDENPEDSRPAALRNHLMVRRNYEALVSGDGACAGCGEKTILRAIASVTEAYMRPMYHKKAARLLKKADLIETRGSELLAQLKARSEEEYELFRRSVAHVIMGLGGENAADTDARLKENGLISDEDILTALVSVMRVDAYNHKSLQAVDGRLANGMATMMMGANTGCNTVYGSTPPSNPHPYPWMNSLFQDGATISWLMGESLILRHSRRSVAPERISSALLGLLEDKNAKVMDDAKYFSITHLSDAQMTPQELKELPKVWCIGGDGALGDIGFQNLSKAVLQGRPNVKFLMLDTQVYSNTGGQNSDSSFMPGGYDMNQFGESTQGKMTERKSVADILTTGHGSPYVAQISITNAAKLYQTILEGLEYRGAAFYQCYTTCQPEHGVGDDASAHQAKLARDSRAMPEFVFNSSLGEFVQECYDIKGNPNTNRDWQQFTSKADKSISYAFTTAHWCTTEARFRRHHKVVTEEQAKEMIPLENMLQLITQNDVAHFLFADKNETAYVPDFGVFIRTEFGDTVKYHSLSRQLVLFCVERRKAWRLMQSRAGIENTDYATQKAILAKLAAGEITRADVLTKGAAVLEA, from the coding sequence ATGAGCAATCCTAACAACACAAAGACTCCGTCGACATCGAAATCACCCAAATACCCCGGTGAACCGATCACCTGCAACGGCAACACCCTGGTAGCAACCCACGTCGAGGCGCGTATCACCGACGGCGGCATTTTCTACCCCATCACCCCGTCCACCGAGGGCGGCGAACTCTACCAGCAATCATGGGCCCAAGGTGAGCTGAATGTCTTTGGCCAACAAAAAATCGCTGTCGAAACCGAAGGCGAGCACGCTGCCCAGGGTGGCGCGACAGCCTTTGCCATCACCGGTCGGCGTGCAGTCAACTTCACCTCGGGACAGGGCATTGCCTATGCCATGGAGCAATATTACCATGCTCCCGGAAAACTCTCCACCATGGTCCTCGAAGTCGGTGCCCGCGCCCTGACCAAACACGCGCTCAACGTGCACTGCGGACACGATGACATATACTCCGCGCTCGACACCGGCTGGATCATGCTGACTGGAAAAGACGCCCAGCAGGCAGCCGACCAGGCGATCATCCTGCGCAAGGTCTGCGAACTGTCGCTGAACCCCGGTATGAACATCCAGGACGGTATGCTGACTACCCATGCCGAGCGCGTGTTCCGTCGGCCGGAAGCCGGCCTGCTTCGTGAGTTCCTCGGTGCGCCCGACGACATGATCGACTGCCCGACGGATGCCCAGAAAGAGCTCTTCGGACCACGCCGCCGCCGTGTGCCCAAAATGATGGACATCTGCAGCCCGGTTCTGGTAGGCCCGGTCCAAAACCAGGAACACTACATGAACGGCGTGGTGGGTCGGCGCAACCACTTCAACGAGCCTATCCTCGGTATGCTGCAAGACGCCTACAAGGAATTTGCCGAGCTCACAGGCCGCGAGTATGGACTGCTCTCCGAATACCGCACCGACGATGCCGACACCGTCTTTATCAGCATCGGCTGCGCCGCAGAAAACATTGAAGCGGTCTGCGACTACCTCCGGGAAACACGCGGGGAAAAAGTCGGCTCCATCCACTTCAACGTCCTGCGCCCGTTCCCAGAATCGACCCTCATCGAAGCCATCCGCGGCAAAAAAACACTCATTGTCCTTGAGCGCACCGACGAAGGATTGTCGGGCGACAACCCCCTCACCCGCGACATCCGTGCCGCGATAGGCAAATCACGCGATGCCCGCCAGTGGGCCGGCAACATCCCGGCACTTTCACCCGAGGAAACACCCCGCCTTTTCCGTGGTGTCTACGGCCTCGGCTCACGCGATTTCCGCCCTGAGCATATCATCGGCGCCTTCGAATTCTCGCAAAACCAGATCGCCCGCCAAGACGGTAAAAAAGCCGAGGACGGCAGCACCTTCTTCACCCTGGGCGTCGACCACAAATACGCCGTCATTGCCGACGAAACACCCTCGTTACTTCCTGAAAAATCCATCGCCGTCCGTTTCCACTCTATCGGTGGCTGGGGGATGATCACCACGGGTAAAAACCTCGGTAACATCCTCGGCGAGTTTGGTGACCTCATCTCCGAACGCAACCCCGAGTATGATCCGGTCACAGGGCGGCTCGTACCCAAACTCCACATCGCCGCCAACCCGAAATACGGCTCTGAGAAAAAAGGTGCTCCCACTAACTACTTCCTGGTTGTCGCGCCTAACCGCGTCCGCGTCAACTGCGAGCTCAACCACGTCGATGTGGTGCTTTGCTGCGATCCAAAGGCATTCACCCATTCCAACCCGCTCGCCGGTATCAACCCCGGCGGCTGCCTGGTCTGGGAATCCTCGATGGACCCGGAAACGGCCTGGGAATCGATCCCGACAGAATACCGTCAATTCATCCGCGACAACAAGATCCGCATCTTCATCCTGCCTGGATTTGAAATCGCCCGCGCCGCCACATCGCGTCCCGAGCTCCAGATGCGGATGCAGGGAAACTCCTTCCTCGGTGCCTTCTTCAAGGTGTCCCCGTTCCTGAGCGATAACAACATCACGGAGGAAACCTTCCGCAAGACCGTCCGCAAGCAATACGAGAAGAAATTCAGCCGGTTCGGTGCCAACGTCGTTGAAAGCAACATGACCGTGATGACCGAAGGGGCGGCCCGGGTCCAGGAAATCAAATACGGTGAGCTGGATGCCATCGACACCTCGTCGCTGCGCCTCCCACCGCTGGCTCCGGTCAACTCGGAAAAACCCGTGTTACCGACGATCCAGTGCGCCGGCATGGAGTGTTACATCCCCCGGCCCGATGACCAGGTGCTCCGCTCACCGGTCAAGACCCAGGAAAAATTTGACAGTGAATTCCGCTCCGGCAAAGGCTACCACCAGCCAGCCAGCGCCCTGGCCAGTGTCGGTGTCATGTCGGCTGCGACCGGCGCCACCACCAGTAAGTATGTCGCCCGCCGGATGACCCCCCTGTTTATCCCGGAGAACTGCACCCAGTGCATGGACTGCATCACCGCCTGCCCGGATACCGCATTACCTAACACCGCCCAGGAAATCGGCACCCTCCTGCGCACGGCCACCCGCGCCTACGTTTCAGATCCCGAGCAACGCGCAGCTCTGTTAGCCGAGCTCCCCAAGGTGGAGGAAAACGCCCGCAAGCGTATGATGGAAGTCGTCGAAGCCAAGGAATCGACCCCCTTCAAAGACATCATCAAGGACGAGGTCACCGCTCTGAACGGTGCCGTTTCCCAGCAGGCCAAGGACGAGCTGTTCGCCATCCTCGACGTTGTCCCGGTCGCCTACAACAAGACCGCCGCCATCTTCCGGGCGAAAGAAAGTAAAACCGGTGACGGTGGTGTCTTCTCCATCTTTGTGGCCGACCTCTGCAAAGGCTGTGGCGAGTGCGTCGAGCAATGTGGACACGGTGCCCTGGAAATGGTGCCTGACACCGCCGAACTCAACAAGACCCTGTCATCTGCCCAGCTGTTCTCCCGGATGCTTCCCGATACTCCAGGAAAATACCTCGGTCTCTACGACGATGAAAACCCGGAGGACTCGCGGCCTGCCGCCCTCAGGAACCACCTGATGGTCCGTCGCAACTACGAGGCGCTGGTCTCAGGAGACGGTGCTTGCGCCGGCTGCGGTGAGAAAACCATCCTCCGCGCCATCGCCTCCGTGACAGAGGCGTACATGCGCCCGATGTACCATAAAAAGGCTGCACGTCTGCTGAAAAAGGCCGATCTCATCGAAACCCGGGGCAGCGAACTCCTTGCCCAGCTGAAAGCACGCTCCGAGGAGGAATACGAACTCTTCAGACGTTCCGTCGCCCATGTCATCATGGGTCTCGGTGGGGAAAACGCCGCCGATACCGATGCCCGACTGAAGGAAAACGGCCTCATCTCAGACGAGGACATCCTCACCGCCCTGGTGTCGGTCATGCGTGTGGACGCCTACAACCACAAGTCGCTGCAAGCGGTGGATGGTCGCCTCGCCAACGGTATGGCCACCATGATGATGGGTGCCAACACCGGTTGTAACACCGTTTACGGGTCCACCCCACCATCCAACCCCCACCCCTACCCGTGGATGAACTCCCTGTTCCAGGACGGGGCCACCATTTCCTGGTTGATGGGTGAGTCCCTGATCCTGCGCCACAGCCGCCGTTCGGTTGCCCCCGAGCGTATTTCCTCGGCCTTGCTAGGATTGTTAGAAGACAAGAACGCCAAGGTGATGGATGATGCCAAGTACTTCTCGATCACCCACCTCAGTGATGCCCAGATGACGCCGCAGGAGCTCAAGGAGCTTCCCAAGGTCTGGTGTATCGGCGGTGACGGTGCCCTGGGTGACATCGGTTTCCAGAACCTCTCCAAGGCAGTCCTTCAAGGCCGCCCGAACGTCAAGTTCCTCATGCTTGACACCCAGGTCTACTCGAACACCGGCGGTCAGAACTCCGACTCGTCATTCATGCCGGGCGGTTATGACATGAACCAGTTTGGTGAAAGCACCCAGGGTAAGATGACCGAGAGGAAGTCCGTCGCCGATATCCTGACCACAGGTCACGGCTCGCCATACGTCGCCCAGATCTCGATCACCAACGCGGCCAAACTCTATCAGACGATCCTCGAGGGGCTCGAATACCGGGGTGCCGCGTTCTACCAGTGCTACACCACCTGCCAGCCCGAACACGGTGTCGGCGACGATGCATCCGCCCACCAGGCCAAGCTCGCGCGCGACAGCCGCGCCATGCCTGAGTTTGTTTTCAACTCCTCCCTCGGCGAGTTCGTCCAGGAGTGTTATGACATCAAAGGCAACCCGAACACCAACCGCGACTGGCAGCAGTTCACATCCAAGGCCGATAAATCGATCAGCTATGCCTTCACCACCGCCCACTGGTGCACCACGGAAGCCCGCTTCCGCAGACACCACAAGGTGGTCACGGAGGAGCAAGCCAAGGAGATGATCCCTCTGGAAAACATGCTCCAGCTCATCACTCAGAATGATGTGGCGCACTTCCTCTTTGCCGATAAAAACGAAACTGCCTACGTGCCCGACTTCGGGGTCTTCATCCGCACAGAGTTCGGTGACACGGTGAAATACCACTCACTGAGCCGTCAGCTGGTCCTCTTCTGCGTCGAACGCCGCAAGGCCTGGCGCCTGATGCAATCGAGAGCCGGTATTGAAAACACGGACTACGCGACGCAAAAGGCCATCCTCGCGAAGCTCGCCGCCGGTGAAATCACCCGCGCCGATGTTTTGACTAAAGGTGCCGCAGTGCTCGAGGCATAA
- the mfd gene encoding transcription-repair coupling factor, with protein MLLALVPQSKYTTLPVSKTPPNQPPVTPPGSIPVPGITGSRATPPFKQRLESLVRGQKPRRTATGPARFEPVDESACAFVTALAAHTLQESHQGGRLWLTHPNPRVRDRIAAELDLWQVRPLVLPDLPDSKDDEVMAAPETIAERLSVMNTLCSHAPGNKPQVVILSPDSLTDATPSPESLRDSALRLTIGDDLDPEELEKRLIAHSYERVTQVHAHGQLARRGGIMDVFSWHASSPLRMEFFDTEIESLREFDIDSQVSTRRVKQAELTLAEAEQSATVADYIQPHDRLLAAGDEIPADVDGLISELGDVDQEPLCTGSPLGTFEAGDFILNEARRHRFFQQIAEWRADAWSVFLTFSNKGEKERFDELVGDGFFTEGSVTPLSGELVQGFTVPAGKLAFISSAELFGRYQTPQTRRKTNRLDHQRRARAQTALEDINDGDLVVHAEYGIGRFEGIEVDDEGHEEIHIGYRDGAILSVPLDHSHLLSKYIGLGGKEPDLTRLGSTSWSKARSSAEKSILDYAAKLLQMQAERQTMAGYSHPPDSRWMWEFENSFHYNLTPGQRDAIEDVKEDMESTKPMDRLICGDVGFGKTEVAIRAAFKAVTGGKQAAVLVPTTVLAEQHWRTFRERMSDYPLRIELLNRFRKASEVKETLKGLKNGSVDIVIGTHRLISKDVHYKDLGVAIVDEEQRFGVKHKERFKEMFRNIDVLTLSATPIPRTLYLSLMGARDMSTIDTPLPGKVPINTSIHGYDERVIRDAIRRELKRGGQVFFLHNRVQSIDLVQSMLKKLVPEASCVVGHGQMEKDELEVVMRTFVQGKADILLATTIIESGIDIPNANTIIIDRADRFGLADLYQLRGRVGRAGGQAYAILLLPRDLINGDARKRINAIQQYTALGSGFKIAMRDLEIRGAGNLLGTKQSGHIAAVGFDLYCQLLRQSIDRLRSGKASQRVDVTLRTDFLYFNEAESVQRDQGPADDRQGVQACIGNLGNLPAYLPANYMPEARLRISAYKELAELISFKELNALRARWQDRFGQAPAPARHLLLTTEVKLAAAQASISTVEIREQRLMLTRNGEYIFLKGKRFPRLTEVEPLKKLQQALQMLKSI; from the coding sequence ATGCTGCTTGCGCTTGTCCCGCAGTCCAAGTATACAACTCTCCCGGTGTCCAAAACGCCCCCCAACCAGCCTCCGGTCACCCCCCCCGGATCGATCCCGGTCCCAGGTATCACCGGCTCAAGAGCCACTCCACCGTTCAAACAACGGCTGGAGTCGCTTGTCCGTGGTCAAAAACCTAGACGCACGGCAACCGGACCGGCAAGGTTTGAGCCGGTGGACGAATCGGCCTGTGCCTTTGTCACGGCTCTAGCCGCCCACACCCTTCAAGAGAGCCACCAAGGTGGCCGACTCTGGCTGACACACCCGAACCCCCGGGTCAGGGACCGGATTGCGGCGGAGCTGGACCTGTGGCAAGTCAGGCCGCTCGTGCTTCCGGACCTGCCTGACTCCAAGGACGACGAGGTGATGGCTGCGCCGGAAACCATTGCCGAACGCCTCTCGGTGATGAACACACTGTGCTCCCACGCCCCGGGGAACAAACCACAGGTCGTCATCCTGTCGCCCGATTCGCTCACAGACGCCACTCCATCGCCCGAGAGCCTGCGGGACTCCGCGCTCAGGCTCACCATCGGCGACGACCTCGACCCGGAGGAGTTGGAAAAACGGCTCATCGCCCACAGCTATGAACGGGTCACCCAGGTGCACGCACACGGACAGCTGGCCCGTCGCGGCGGGATCATGGATGTTTTTTCCTGGCATGCCTCGTCGCCATTGAGGATGGAGTTTTTTGATACCGAGATCGAGTCGTTACGTGAATTTGACATCGACTCCCAAGTGTCCACACGCCGGGTGAAACAAGCCGAACTCACACTGGCGGAGGCTGAGCAGTCGGCGACGGTAGCGGACTACATCCAACCGCACGACCGCTTGTTAGCCGCCGGTGATGAGATCCCGGCCGACGTCGACGGGCTCATCAGCGAGCTAGGTGATGTTGATCAAGAGCCGCTCTGCACGGGAAGTCCGTTAGGGACATTCGAGGCCGGGGACTTCATTCTCAACGAAGCCAGAAGACACCGGTTTTTCCAACAGATCGCCGAGTGGCGGGCGGATGCGTGGTCGGTGTTTCTGACCTTTTCCAACAAAGGCGAAAAAGAACGCTTCGATGAGCTCGTGGGCGATGGTTTTTTTACGGAGGGCAGCGTTACCCCATTGTCGGGTGAACTGGTCCAGGGCTTTACCGTCCCGGCCGGCAAACTGGCCTTTATTTCCTCGGCTGAACTTTTTGGTAGATACCAGACGCCGCAGACCCGGAGGAAAACCAACCGCTTGGATCATCAGCGGCGCGCGCGCGCGCAGACAGCGCTCGAGGACATCAACGACGGTGACCTGGTGGTGCACGCGGAGTATGGGATTGGCAGGTTCGAGGGGATCGAGGTTGATGACGAGGGGCATGAGGAAATTCATATCGGGTATCGCGATGGCGCCATTCTCAGCGTGCCGTTAGACCACTCCCATTTACTTTCCAAATACATCGGCCTCGGCGGAAAAGAACCCGATCTCACACGCCTCGGCAGCACCTCGTGGAGCAAGGCGCGGAGTTCAGCGGAAAAGTCGATTCTCGATTATGCGGCCAAGCTGCTCCAGATGCAGGCGGAGCGCCAGACGATGGCGGGCTACTCACACCCGCCCGACAGCCGCTGGATGTGGGAGTTTGAAAATTCGTTCCACTACAACCTGACACCCGGTCAACGCGATGCGATCGAGGATGTGAAGGAAGACATGGAATCAACCAAACCGATGGATCGCCTGATCTGCGGCGACGTCGGGTTTGGCAAGACCGAGGTAGCGATCCGGGCGGCGTTCAAAGCCGTCACAGGCGGCAAACAAGCGGCCGTTCTCGTCCCCACTACCGTTCTAGCAGAACAGCATTGGCGCACCTTCCGCGAGCGTATGTCCGACTACCCGTTGCGTATCGAACTACTCAACCGTTTCCGCAAGGCGAGTGAGGTGAAGGAGACGCTCAAGGGGCTGAAGAATGGCTCCGTGGATATCGTCATCGGCACCCACCGGCTGATTTCGAAGGATGTCCACTACAAGGACCTTGGGGTCGCCATCGTCGATGAAGAGCAACGATTCGGAGTGAAACACAAGGAGCGTTTCAAGGAAATGTTCCGCAACATCGACGTCCTAACACTTTCCGCAACACCCATCCCACGCACACTCTATCTCTCGTTGATGGGTGCGCGTGACATGTCGACCATTGATACGCCGCTACCCGGCAAGGTGCCCATCAACACGTCCATCCACGGCTACGATGAGCGGGTGATCCGCGATGCGATCCGTCGGGAGCTCAAGCGGGGGGGGCAGGTGTTTTTCCTCCATAACCGGGTGCAGAGCATCGACCTGGTGCAGTCGATGCTCAAAAAACTCGTGCCCGAGGCGAGCTGTGTCGTCGGCCACGGCCAGATGGAAAAGGATGAACTTGAGGTGGTCATGCGCACCTTTGTGCAGGGGAAAGCCGATATCCTGCTCGCTACCACCATCATTGAAAGTGGCATTGATATCCCGAACGCCAACACCATCATCATCGATCGCGCCGACCGCTTCGGCCTCGCTGACCTCTATCAGCTCCGTGGTCGGGTCGGGCGCGCCGGAGGGCAGGCTTATGCCATTTTACTCCTTCCCCGCGACCTGATCAACGGCGACGCACGCAAACGCATCAATGCAATCCAGCAATACACGGCACTCGGGTCGGGGTTTAAAATAGCGATGCGCGACCTGGAAATCAGGGGAGCCGGAAACCTCTTAGGCACCAAGCAGTCGGGCCACATCGCCGCAGTGGGTTTCGATCTCTACTGCCAGCTGCTACGCCAATCGATCGACCGGCTCCGCAGCGGCAAAGCCAGCCAACGCGTCGATGTCACCCTGCGCACCGACTTCCTCTATTTCAACGAAGCTGAATCAGTCCAACGAGATCAAGGACCAGCGGACGACCGCCAGGGAGTGCAAGCCTGTATAGGCAACCTAGGCAACCTGCCTGCCTATCTTCCCGCCAACTACATGCCCGAGGCGCGACTCCGGATTTCCGCCTACAAAGAACTCGCCGAGCTCATTTCCTTTAAAGAGCTCAATGCCCTCCGCGCCCGCTGGCAGGATCGCTTCGGCCAGGCGCCGGCGCCGGCCCGACACCTCCTGCTGACCACCGAAGTCAAGCTCGCGGCGGCGCAGGCCAGCATCAGCACGGTTGAAATCCGGGAACAACGGCTTATGCTCACACGAAACGGGGAGTATATTTTCCTGAAAGGGAAACGTTTTCCCCGCCTCACCGAGGTGGAGCCCCTCAAGAAGCTTCAGCAGGCCCTGCAGATGCTCAAATCGATCTGA
- a CDS encoding N-acetylmuramoyl-L-alanine amidase has translation MKWGIIIGSQCLTLLGVFVVLSSCSTMDAVKHRFDRSSAGSSYGATASSGNGYRLVPGTPTKSPAALYREVNVKQDIIPRGTHARKYRRPMSPKYITIHSTQNYSRSADALRHSMALKNGKLRAYKRKGGNRIGYLVWHYTTDQTRAVQHLPTDEQGEHADFDGPGNRYSIGIEMCENKGNSRTATIERTAKLTACLMHKYDIPLRKVVPHYHWPRRGLSQPHKNCPHYLLDNGHPGAKWQWFLAKVNTHYKSISGGPPTRVPMPVAPTRPSSSYGTPVATASRPVAVASAPRPVATPSRPVKKPAPRPVTRYHTVKRGDTLYSLSRRYHTSVSAIQRSNGMRSTTIGIGQRLRLP, from the coding sequence ATGAAATGGGGTATCATCATCGGATCGCAGTGTTTGACGCTGTTAGGGGTATTTGTTGTGCTGTCGTCGTGTTCAACGATGGATGCGGTAAAACATCGGTTTGACCGTTCATCAGCGGGGTCGTCGTATGGTGCGACCGCGTCGTCTGGCAACGGCTATCGCCTTGTTCCCGGCACTCCTACCAAAAGCCCCGCCGCCCTCTACCGCGAGGTGAATGTCAAACAGGACATCATCCCGCGCGGCACCCACGCGCGTAAATACCGCAGGCCGATGTCCCCTAAATACATCACCATCCACAGCACCCAGAACTACTCCCGCAGTGCCGACGCCCTGCGTCACTCGATGGCCTTGAAAAACGGCAAACTCCGCGCCTACAAACGCAAGGGCGGCAATCGCATCGGTTACCTCGTTTGGCACTACACCACCGACCAGACCCGCGCCGTCCAGCACCTCCCGACCGATGAGCAGGGAGAGCACGCCGATTTCGATGGTCCGGGCAACCGTTACTCGATCGGGATTGAGATGTGCGAAAACAAAGGCAACAGCCGGACGGCCACCATCGAGCGCACGGCCAAGCTAACAGCATGCCTGATGCACAAGTATGACATCCCGCTCCGCAAAGTGGTCCCCCATTACCACTGGCCACGCCGCGGACTCAGCCAACCTCATAAAAACTGCCCGCACTACCTGCTCGACAATGGTCATCCGGGAGCCAAGTGGCAATGGTTCCTCGCCAAGGTCAATACCCATTACAAATCCATCAGTGGTGGCCCGCCGACACGTGTGCCGATGCCTGTGGCACCCACCCGGCCATCCAGCAGCTATGGAACTCCTGTTGCAACGGCTTCCCGCCCGGTTGCGGTTGCCTCTGCTCCACGCCCGGTGGCAACGCCATCGCGTCCGGTTAAGAAGCCCGCTCCCCGGCCCGTCACACGCTACCACACCGTTAAGAGAGGTGATACCCTCTACAGCCTGTCGCGCCGGTACCATACCTCCGTCAGTGCCATCCAGCGTTCCAATGGGATGAGAAGCACCACCATTGGCATCGGCCAGAGGCTCCGGCTGCCCTGA
- a CDS encoding YkgJ family cysteine cluster protein: MSDVWYQCDRCTACCKWPGDVRVEDDEIEKIAAFLGMETQAFIDEFTRLRTNRSGLSLIEKENHECSMLDGTSCRINPVKPEQCRGFPNKWNFPGWQQVCQAKAIPMQKAREMGLVDGMNACSQQH; encoded by the coding sequence ATGTCCGACGTATGGTATCAATGCGACCGCTGCACCGCCTGCTGCAAGTGGCCAGGTGATGTGCGTGTCGAGGATGACGAGATCGAAAAAATAGCCGCGTTTCTCGGCATGGAGACCCAGGCGTTTATTGATGAATTTACCCGTCTCCGTACCAACCGCTCGGGCCTCTCCCTGATTGAAAAGGAAAACCACGAGTGTAGCATGCTCGACGGCACCTCCTGCCGGATCAACCCGGTCAAACCCGAGCAATGCCGCGGTTTTCCTAACAAATGGAACTTCCCTGGTTGGCAACAAGTCTGTCAGGCCAAAGCCATCCCCATGCAAAAGGCCAGGGAAATGGGTTTGGTGGACGGCATGAACGCTTGTTCCCAGCAGCACTAG